In Arthrobacter sp. QXT-31, one genomic interval encodes:
- a CDS encoding sensor histidine kinase, with the protein MAIFTDPIREHADFGPGDAEWLHLLVGDWQMVADLAFADLALWFPHPEHGYVALAHVRPSTTHTVFHADFVGEGIRSDLQPLVDKAWESRTIERSSETNWSSDMALRVEAVPMVRNGRTLAVVTSHMDLSSSRMPSRLELTYRQCAYDLLRMGTLGLWPDFASPTGSRRGAPRVGDGLIRLDAEGIVQYASPNGVSAFRRLGDGESLEGRSLAEVTAGLLKDRRMVDETLPLVVTGRMPWRSEIESRGVSLSLRAIPLRDEQQRFGALVLCRDVSELRRREMELVTKDATIREIHHRVKNNLQTVAALLRMQSRRMVSDEAKQGLEQAMRRVATIALVHETLSQGLTQSVDFDELIGRQFRLSAEVASPSQQVRTQRSGLFGELPSDFATPLALVINELVTNAVEHGLEGRTGTVWLLADRSANEDDEELLTVTVADDGVGLPDTPHVEGLGLQIVRTLVTSELGGTIQWQPREGGGTAVQIVLSLANR; encoded by the coding sequence GTGGCAATCTTTACGGACCCCATCAGGGAGCACGCTGATTTCGGGCCGGGGGATGCTGAGTGGCTGCACCTCCTGGTGGGCGACTGGCAGATGGTGGCCGATCTCGCGTTTGCCGACCTTGCCCTGTGGTTTCCCCATCCCGAGCATGGCTACGTCGCCCTGGCGCACGTCCGGCCCTCCACGACACATACGGTGTTCCACGCCGACTTCGTCGGGGAGGGCATCCGGTCGGACCTGCAGCCGCTGGTGGACAAGGCGTGGGAGAGCCGCACCATTGAGCGTTCCAGTGAGACGAACTGGAGCAGCGACATGGCCCTGCGGGTTGAAGCAGTGCCGATGGTCAGGAACGGCCGGACGCTGGCGGTGGTCACCTCGCACATGGACCTGTCCAGTTCGCGGATGCCCTCCAGGCTGGAGCTGACCTACCGCCAGTGTGCCTATGACCTGCTGCGCATGGGCACACTGGGCCTCTGGCCGGACTTCGCCTCGCCGACCGGTTCCCGCCGCGGCGCTCCGCGCGTAGGCGACGGCCTGATCCGGCTCGACGCCGAGGGCATCGTGCAGTACGCCAGCCCGAACGGCGTCTCGGCTTTCAGACGCCTCGGTGATGGCGAATCCCTGGAGGGCCGCTCACTGGCAGAGGTCACGGCGGGCCTGCTGAAGGACCGCCGCATGGTGGACGAGACGCTGCCGCTCGTTGTAACCGGGCGGATGCCGTGGCGCAGTGAGATCGAATCCCGCGGCGTGAGCCTGTCGCTGCGCGCGATTCCGCTCAGAGACGAGCAGCAGCGGTTCGGGGCCTTGGTCCTATGCCGCGACGTATCCGAGCTGCGGCGCCGGGAGATGGAACTGGTCACGAAGGACGCCACGATCCGTGAAATCCACCACCGGGTCAAGAACAATCTGCAGACGGTTGCGGCGCTGCTGCGCATGCAGTCCCGCCGGATGGTCAGCGACGAAGCAAAGCAGGGCCTCGAACAGGCCATGCGGCGCGTGGCAACGATTGCCCTCGTGCATGAGACGCTATCGCAGGGGCTGACTCAAAGCGTTGATTTCGATGAACTCATCGGACGCCAGTTCCGCCTGTCCGCAGAAGTGGCGTCGCCGTCCCAGCAGGTCCGGACGCAGCGGTCGGGCCTGTTCGGTGAGCTCCCCAGCGACTTCGCAACGCCGCTGGCGCTGGTGATCAACGAACTCGTCACCAACGCCGTCGAACACGGACTGGAGGGACGTACCGGCACGGTGTGGCTGCTCGCCGACCGCTCGGCGAACGAGGACGACGAGGAACTGCTCACTGTCACCGTGGCGGACGACGGCGTTGGACTGCCGGACACGCCGCATGTGGAGGGCCTCGGGCTTCAGATTGTCCGGACGCTGGTCACGAGCGAACTCGGCGGCACCATCCAGTGGCAGCCCCGTGAGGGCGGCGGAACCGCGGTGCAGATTGTCCTGAGCCTGGCTAACCGCTGA
- a CDS encoding WhiB family transcriptional regulator, whose translation MDWRNRAACLDKDPELFFPVGNTGPALLQIEEAKSVCRRCPVVDTCLQWALESGQDAGVWGGMSEDERRALKRRAARARRAS comes from the coding sequence ATGGATTGGCGTAATCGCGCGGCCTGCCTCGACAAAGACCCGGAGCTGTTTTTCCCCGTCGGCAACACGGGCCCGGCCCTGCTGCAGATCGAAGAAGCGAAGAGCGTCTGCCGCCGTTGTCCGGTAGTTGACACCTGCCTTCAGTGGGCGCTGGAGTCCGGACAGGATGCCGGCGTGTGGGGCGGCATGAGCGAGGACGAGCGCCGTGCGCTTAAGCGCCGTGCAGCCCGGGCACGCCGCGCTTCCTGA
- a CDS encoding FtsK/SpoIIIE domain-containing protein, which yields MPVELTVTAPERCPGTVLEAELTRTFRTGALTVAGLPLRELTAGHAPLVNGAVLVDGPASCPVSGPGTAGELAAVLLTVDSGPAAGSVLPLRRGTYRIGRTGTELTIPDADLSREHAKIEVSDTALTLVDLGSVNGTEVDGKRVSKTAIAIGSRIRCGNSSMSVVLAGPPAAQQDALGFAGSTVAEPIAVPGPAAPAGRSVLVLGAVLPVIIGVGLALMTGTWMFLAFTLVSAVTLLVPLVSGARQRRELTSAVAAAAAQDRERRRRSAPSAAVLAVGAAVAVRSPAGGGPHPAREVPLSREVPNPAPSVWLRLGLADQLANIRLEPERPGFKPPGLGAVPLLLDPGPAVVSVRGPEAEVHGLVRYFLMQLTGYPLARGTRIAIHGPVSVLPLAARFLPGVSLHTRAPDTMAALTDASGRKGTARILLLFGSAEAGTAEAGVIATARGLGWRVLHLSGPGQQPSETDVELGERGAVLRMRDSCQRFIADLVPAGVFDRYCRTHGPSLPDVPADGHAVPARCGLDVLLDVSAAATAKRWAAGRLAPGLTIPLGRTARGVRVLDLEADGPHVLVAGTTGSGKSELLRTMTAGLALCYPPDRVNVLFFDFKGGSGLSPLTGIPHCVGMLTDLASSELERTVVSLRAEVRRREQVLAAAGAPDLAAYRLAPAGGPPLPQLILIIDEFRVLVEDAPQTLTELMRIAAIGRSLGIHLIMATQRPQGALTSDIRANVTTSIALRVQSAHESADVIGTEAASAIPVNRPGRAYLARGTEPAEEFQSASLAAVNGDSSPCLSVLETTEALAMLPFVDGSSPAPATPSDTARPVVELAAALWAGMGGCAVRRPVAPPLPDELVEAADVATLTAQGPGPESPVPGGPLPDCPLPAGTVSVDAVPRMTGDWVVGLGLLDLPDEQRLADLSWRPGTDGHLALIGAGSGDAACTLSTAVQQLLTHPTECHLYVLDADGSLAGLAGAHRTGSFVNLRDLRRGVRLLERLATAMSERLSRPTEAPGPALVLAVSGWGSWLSALRSGPLNRAEDHLQDIVRDGRPAGITVVISGDRELVTSRFFPAIPNRVYCPRGASAESRLAWPKMPDLPPVPGRAVASGALCAGRQAVCQLFVPGSGRVGHGGGTAAGGAAQRPVQVRPFRVDPLPVRLSVADVLSRMPGAGQASAVPASDGPDNDARRLNSSNSDAPAPGAVPATAPVCTASPRLVVGVGGDEPAPAAVCLPRGSVLAVLGSAGSGKSSFLASLPALNPSVTAWLQAGQETGTDGFWTEVHQDAVEGRLPRDAILLVDDADLLPAAAHQHLADLNSRGWAIVFSAAFSQSLMQRVPLALAARSGGKGVLIAPRSPLDGDIFGLRIEPDSHPPPGRALLVADGTALPVQLALAEDGAKMPSRRPDEGTAG from the coding sequence ATGCCAGTAGAGCTGACGGTGACGGCCCCGGAGAGGTGCCCCGGGACAGTATTGGAGGCAGAGCTCACGCGCACATTCCGGACTGGCGCGCTGACAGTAGCCGGCCTGCCGCTCCGGGAGCTGACTGCCGGCCACGCGCCCCTGGTCAACGGGGCTGTCCTCGTGGACGGCCCTGCCTCCTGTCCGGTGTCCGGCCCGGGCACTGCCGGAGAACTTGCCGCCGTCCTCCTCACGGTGGACAGCGGCCCTGCTGCAGGCTCCGTGCTTCCGCTCCGGCGGGGAACCTACCGCATCGGCCGTACCGGCACTGAGCTGACGATCCCGGACGCCGACCTGTCCCGCGAGCACGCCAAAATTGAGGTTTCGGACACAGCCCTGACCCTGGTGGACCTTGGCAGCGTCAACGGCACGGAGGTTGACGGCAAACGGGTGTCAAAAACAGCCATCGCAATCGGTTCCCGCATCCGCTGCGGCAATTCCTCCATGTCGGTCGTTTTGGCTGGGCCGCCGGCGGCACAGCAGGATGCCCTTGGATTTGCCGGGAGCACCGTGGCGGAGCCTATTGCCGTGCCCGGTCCGGCCGCACCGGCGGGCCGGTCGGTGCTGGTTCTCGGGGCCGTTCTCCCGGTGATCATCGGTGTGGGCCTGGCCCTGATGACGGGGACATGGATGTTTCTGGCCTTCACGCTGGTGTCGGCAGTAACCCTGCTCGTCCCACTGGTCTCAGGCGCCCGGCAGCGCCGTGAACTCACGTCGGCAGTCGCGGCGGCAGCCGCGCAGGATCGGGAACGACGACGACGGTCCGCACCGTCAGCTGCTGTCCTCGCCGTGGGCGCCGCGGTTGCCGTGAGGAGCCCTGCCGGCGGCGGCCCGCACCCCGCCCGGGAGGTTCCACTGTCCAGGGAAGTGCCCAATCCTGCACCCTCTGTCTGGCTCCGGCTTGGCCTGGCCGATCAGCTGGCCAATATCCGGCTGGAGCCGGAGCGGCCGGGCTTCAAACCCCCGGGGCTCGGCGCGGTGCCGCTGCTCCTTGACCCCGGCCCGGCGGTCGTGTCCGTCCGGGGGCCGGAAGCGGAGGTTCATGGCCTGGTCCGCTACTTCCTCATGCAGCTCACCGGTTATCCGCTGGCCAGGGGTACCCGGATCGCGATTCACGGACCGGTTTCCGTCCTGCCGCTGGCTGCCCGGTTCCTTCCCGGCGTGTCACTCCATACAAGGGCTCCTGACACCATGGCGGCCCTGACGGACGCGTCCGGCAGGAAGGGCACGGCACGCATACTGCTGCTGTTCGGCAGTGCGGAAGCCGGCACCGCGGAGGCAGGCGTTATCGCAACCGCGCGGGGGCTGGGCTGGCGGGTGCTACATCTCTCTGGGCCCGGACAGCAGCCGTCGGAGACCGACGTTGAACTCGGCGAGCGCGGAGCGGTGCTTCGCATGCGGGACTCGTGTCAGCGCTTTATCGCAGACTTGGTGCCGGCCGGTGTTTTCGACCGCTACTGCCGGACCCATGGGCCGTCCCTCCCTGACGTTCCGGCCGACGGTCATGCCGTGCCTGCACGCTGCGGGCTGGACGTTCTCCTTGACGTGTCAGCCGCTGCGACGGCGAAGCGCTGGGCGGCGGGCAGGCTGGCGCCAGGACTCACCATTCCCCTGGGCCGCACCGCCCGGGGTGTGCGCGTCCTCGACCTTGAGGCCGACGGCCCGCACGTCCTCGTTGCCGGCACCACGGGTTCCGGGAAATCGGAGCTGCTTCGCACCATGACCGCCGGGCTCGCACTGTGCTATCCGCCGGACCGCGTCAATGTCCTCTTCTTCGACTTCAAAGGCGGGTCCGGGCTCAGTCCGTTGACTGGTATCCCGCACTGCGTTGGCATGCTGACGGACCTTGCCAGCAGCGAGCTGGAGCGTACGGTGGTGTCCCTGCGGGCAGAAGTCCGCAGGCGAGAACAAGTTCTCGCAGCCGCCGGAGCCCCGGATCTGGCCGCCTATCGCCTGGCACCGGCTGGCGGGCCGCCCCTCCCCCAGCTGATCCTCATCATTGACGAGTTCCGGGTGCTGGTCGAGGACGCTCCGCAGACCCTCACCGAATTGATGAGGATTGCGGCCATCGGCCGGTCCCTGGGTATCCACCTGATCATGGCGACCCAGCGCCCACAGGGGGCTCTCACCTCGGACATCCGCGCGAACGTCACAACCAGCATCGCCCTGCGTGTGCAGTCCGCGCACGAGTCGGCCGATGTCATCGGCACCGAAGCGGCCTCGGCAATACCCGTTAACCGGCCCGGCCGGGCCTACCTGGCGAGGGGAACCGAACCTGCGGAGGAGTTCCAGTCGGCGTCACTTGCCGCGGTTAACGGGGACTCCTCGCCTTGCCTCAGCGTGCTGGAGACCACCGAGGCGCTTGCCATGCTGCCTTTCGTCGACGGAAGCAGTCCTGCGCCGGCGACCCCGTCCGACACTGCCAGGCCTGTCGTGGAGCTGGCTGCTGCGCTGTGGGCCGGGATGGGCGGTTGCGCGGTGCGCCGTCCGGTGGCTCCACCCTTGCCAGACGAGTTGGTGGAAGCCGCTGACGTGGCAACACTCACCGCGCAAGGCCCGGGCCCTGAAAGTCCTGTCCCTGGCGGTCCCCTCCCTGACTGTCCCCTCCCTGCAGGCACCGTGTCCGTCGACGCAGTGCCGCGGATGACCGGTGACTGGGTTGTCGGGCTCGGTTTGCTGGACCTGCCCGACGAACAGCGGCTCGCCGATCTCAGCTGGCGGCCCGGAACTGATGGGCATCTGGCCCTGATCGGCGCGGGATCCGGCGATGCTGCCTGCACCTTGTCAACGGCAGTCCAACAGCTCTTGACCCATCCCACCGAATGCCACCTCTATGTCCTCGATGCGGACGGGTCCCTGGCGGGCCTGGCCGGCGCACACCGCACCGGATCCTTTGTAAACCTCCGCGACCTCCGCCGCGGCGTGCGCCTGCTGGAGCGCCTGGCCACCGCAATGTCCGAGCGGCTCAGCCGGCCTACGGAAGCTCCTGGTCCGGCGCTGGTGCTGGCCGTTTCCGGCTGGGGCTCGTGGCTGTCGGCCCTCCGCTCAGGTCCTCTGAACCGCGCCGAAGACCATCTCCAGGACATTGTCAGGGATGGCCGCCCTGCCGGAATCACCGTCGTGATCTCCGGCGACCGCGAACTCGTAACGTCGCGGTTCTTTCCGGCCATCCCCAACCGCGTCTACTGCCCGCGGGGCGCCAGCGCCGAGAGCAGGCTGGCGTGGCCCAAAATGCCAGACCTTCCGCCGGTTCCGGGGCGCGCCGTCGCATCCGGCGCCCTGTGCGCCGGGCGCCAGGCCGTCTGCCAGCTTTTCGTCCCGGGAAGCGGACGCGTCGGGCACGGAGGAGGCACGGCCGCCGGCGGTGCGGCGCAGAGGCCGGTGCAGGTCAGGCCCTTCCGCGTGGATCCCCTTCCGGTGCGGCTCTCAGTGGCGGACGTACTGTCCCGGATGCCTGGAGCCGGGCAGGCTTCAGCCGTTCCCGCCTCAGACGGCCCCGATAATGACGCCCGCCGCCTCAATTCCTCAAATTCGGATGCCCCTGCACCCGGGGCTGTTCCCGCAACGGCTCCCGTTTGCACAGCCTCACCGCGCCTGGTGGTCGGCGTGGGCGGGGACGAACCCGCACCGGCCGCCGTGTGCCTGCCGAGAGGGTCAGTCCTTGCCGTGCTGGGCAGTGCAGGTTCTGGCAAGTCCTCATTCCTTGCCTCCCTGCCGGCGCTCAATCCGTCGGTGACCGCGTGGCTGCAGGCCGGCCAGGAAACCGGAACGGACGGCTTCTGGACTGAGGTCCACCAAGATGCCGTGGAAGGCCGCCTGCCCCGGGACGCGATACTCCTCGTCGATGACGCCGACCTGCTGCCTGCCGCCGCCCACCAGCATCTCGCGGACCTGAACAGCCGCGGTTGGGCAATAGTTTTTTCCGCTGCTTTCAGCCAGTCGCTGATGCAGCGCGTCCCGCTGGCGCTCGCGGCCCGCAGTGGCGGCAAGGGCGTCCTCATCGCACCCCGCAGTCCCCTGGATGGCGACATCTTCGGGCTGCGGATTGAGCCGGATTCCCATCCCCCGCCGGGACGCGCCCTGCTCGTGGCGGACGGTACGGCACTGCCAGTCCAGCTGGCCCTGGCCGAAGATGGAGCCAAAATGCCGAGCAGGCGGCCGGACGAGGGCACTGCAGGGTGA
- a CDS encoding nucleotide sugar dehydrogenase yields MKIAVIALGKIGLPLAVQFASKGHDVVGVDVNQQVVELINAGTEPFPGEAHLQEKLSELVPAGRLRATTEYADAVPGADAVVLVVPLFVDADAKPDFGWMDGATAELAKHLTPGTLVSYETTLPVGTTRTRWKPALEAGSGLVEGKDFHLVFSPERVLTGRVFEDLRKYPKLVGGLSEAGAAKAVEFYESVLDFDERADLRRPNGVWDLGSAEASELAKLAETTYRDVNIGLANQFARFAGTAGIDIYQVIEASNSQPYSHIHQPGIAVGGHCIPVYPRLYLWNDPEATVVRAARAANADMPDYTVGLLEGAYGDLTDARVVVLGAAYRGGVKETAFSGVFDAVSSLEKRGAVVTVHDPLYTDSELEKLGFTAYHVGEPVDAAIVQADHAEYRTLAPADLPGIKAFIDGRRVSSADRWDGVVYRVIGKA; encoded by the coding sequence GTGAAGATTGCTGTAATTGCGTTGGGAAAAATCGGGCTGCCGCTGGCTGTCCAGTTTGCTTCCAAAGGCCATGACGTCGTCGGCGTCGACGTCAACCAGCAGGTAGTGGAGCTGATCAACGCGGGGACCGAGCCGTTTCCGGGTGAAGCCCACCTGCAGGAGAAGCTTTCCGAGCTGGTTCCCGCGGGCAGGCTTCGTGCCACCACCGAGTACGCCGATGCTGTTCCGGGCGCGGACGCCGTGGTGCTGGTGGTCCCTTTGTTCGTGGACGCGGATGCCAAGCCTGACTTCGGCTGGATGGACGGCGCAACGGCCGAACTGGCCAAGCACCTGACGCCGGGCACCCTGGTGTCCTATGAAACAACCCTGCCTGTGGGCACCACGCGGACCCGCTGGAAGCCGGCCCTCGAGGCGGGCTCCGGGCTGGTTGAGGGTAAGGACTTCCACCTCGTCTTCTCGCCGGAACGCGTGCTGACCGGACGCGTGTTCGAGGATCTGCGCAAGTACCCCAAGCTGGTGGGCGGCCTGTCCGAGGCGGGCGCGGCCAAGGCCGTTGAGTTCTACGAGTCGGTGCTGGACTTCGACGAGCGTGCTGACCTTCGCCGGCCGAACGGGGTCTGGGACCTGGGATCCGCGGAAGCGTCCGAGCTGGCCAAGCTGGCCGAGACCACTTACCGCGACGTGAACATCGGCCTGGCCAACCAGTTCGCCCGATTCGCGGGGACCGCGGGCATCGACATCTACCAGGTCATCGAGGCTTCCAACTCGCAGCCGTACAGCCACATCCACCAGCCGGGCATCGCCGTCGGCGGTCACTGCATCCCGGTCTACCCGCGCCTGTACCTCTGGAACGACCCCGAGGCCACAGTGGTCCGGGCCGCCCGCGCGGCCAACGCCGACATGCCGGATTACACCGTGGGCCTCCTCGAGGGTGCCTACGGCGATCTCACCGATGCCCGTGTGGTGGTGCTCGGTGCCGCCTACCGCGGCGGCGTGAAGGAAACCGCCTTCTCCGGCGTGTTCGACGCCGTTTCCAGCCTCGAGAAGCGCGGCGCCGTGGTGACGGTGCACGACCCGCTCTACACCGATTCTGAACTGGAAAAGCTCGGCTTCACCGCGTACCACGTGGGCGAGCCCGTTGACGCGGCCATCGTCCAGGCAGACCACGCCGAGTACCGCACGCTGGCCCCGGCTGACCTGCCCGGCATCAAGGCCTTCATTGACGGCCGCCGGGTGAGCTCCGCTGACCGGTGGGACGGCGTCGTTTACCGCGTTATCGGCAAGGCCTAA
- a CDS encoding acyltransferase, which produces MTTTIAPSADVSDQAILGEGTKIWHLAQVREQANLGANCIVGRGAYVGTGVQIGENTKIQNYALVYEPAKLGKGVFIGPAVVLTNDTYPRSVSPDGSLKSAHDWTPVGVTIEDGASIGARAVCVAPLTVGRWATVAAGAVVTKDVPAFALMAGVPARRLGWVGKAGEPLRQEGDFWVCPATGAKYIEDGNSLKESEENA; this is translated from the coding sequence ATGACGACGACCATTGCTCCGAGCGCCGACGTTTCGGACCAGGCAATCCTCGGCGAGGGAACGAAGATCTGGCACCTGGCCCAGGTGCGAGAACAGGCGAACCTCGGCGCGAACTGCATCGTGGGCCGCGGCGCGTACGTCGGCACCGGAGTGCAGATCGGTGAGAACACGAAGATCCAGAACTACGCCCTGGTATACGAACCGGCCAAGCTCGGCAAGGGCGTCTTCATCGGTCCGGCCGTGGTCCTGACCAACGACACCTACCCGCGGTCGGTCAGCCCCGACGGCTCGCTCAAGAGCGCCCACGACTGGACGCCGGTGGGCGTGACCATCGAGGACGGCGCCTCGATCGGTGCCCGCGCCGTGTGTGTTGCCCCGCTGACCGTGGGGCGCTGGGCCACCGTGGCCGCCGGCGCCGTCGTCACGAAGGATGTGCCTGCCTTCGCCCTGATGGCCGGCGTTCCCGCCCGGCGCCTTGGCTGGGTGGGCAAAGCCGGTGAGCCGCTGCGCCAGGAGGGGGACTTCTGGGTTTGCCCCGCCACCGGCGCCAAATACATTGAAGACGGAAATTCCCTGAAAGAGTCTGAGGAGAACGCATGA
- a CDS encoding DegT/DnrJ/EryC1/StrS family aminotransferase, translating to MSYDFIPAAKPIIGDDERAAVDAVLATGMLAQGQQVAEFEKEFSEVLLDGRSSVAVNSGTSGLHLGLLAAGVGAGDEVIVPSFTFAATGNSVALAGATPVFADIELDHYTLDVDHVASLITEKTKGIMPVHLYGHPFNVEGLGKLAAERGIDLYEDAAQAHGASFNGQKVGTFGKFAMFSLYPTKNMTSGEGGMVSTPDSTVERNLRLLRNQGMEKQYENELVGFNARMTDLHASIGRVQLKKVLGWTEQRQQNAAFLTANLQGVGTPKVAEGASHVYHQYTIRVPEDRDGLAKALREEFNIGTGVYYPVPNHRLPSFNRTEDLPNTETAAREVLSLPVHPSLSQNDLDRIVTAVNKLVRAGA from the coding sequence ATGAGCTACGACTTTATCCCCGCGGCGAAGCCGATCATCGGCGACGACGAGCGGGCCGCCGTCGACGCCGTTCTGGCCACCGGAATGCTGGCCCAGGGCCAGCAGGTCGCCGAATTCGAGAAGGAATTCTCCGAGGTTCTCCTCGACGGCCGCTCCTCCGTGGCCGTCAACTCCGGCACCTCGGGCCTGCACCTGGGCCTCCTGGCCGCCGGCGTCGGCGCAGGCGATGAAGTCATCGTTCCCTCGTTCACCTTTGCCGCGACCGGCAACTCGGTGGCGCTGGCCGGGGCCACCCCGGTGTTTGCCGACATCGAACTGGACCACTACACCCTGGACGTGGACCACGTCGCCTCGCTGATCACGGAGAAGACCAAGGGCATCATGCCCGTCCACCTGTACGGGCACCCGTTCAACGTCGAGGGCCTCGGGAAGCTCGCTGCCGAACGCGGGATCGACCTGTACGAGGACGCAGCCCAGGCCCATGGCGCCAGCTTCAACGGTCAGAAGGTGGGAACGTTCGGCAAGTTCGCGATGTTCAGCCTCTACCCGACGAAGAACATGACCTCCGGCGAGGGCGGCATGGTCTCCACCCCCGACAGCACCGTGGAGCGGAACCTGCGCCTGCTGCGGAACCAGGGCATGGAAAAGCAGTACGAGAACGAGCTGGTGGGCTTCAACGCCCGGATGACAGACCTGCACGCCTCCATCGGCCGGGTCCAGCTGAAGAAGGTCCTTGGCTGGACCGAACAGCGGCAGCAGAACGCGGCGTTCCTCACCGCCAACCTCCAGGGCGTCGGCACGCCGAAGGTCGCCGAGGGCGCCTCGCACGTGTACCACCAGTACACGATTCGTGTGCCGGAGGACCGGGACGGACTGGCCAAGGCCCTGCGCGAGGAATTCAACATCGGCACGGGTGTGTACTACCCGGTTCCGAACCACCGCCTGCCCTCGTTCAACCGCACCGAAGACCTGCCCAACACGGAAACCGCGGCGAGGGAAGTCCTGTCCCTGCCGGTGCACCCGTCGCTGAGCCAGAACGACCTGGACCGCATCGTCACCGCGGTCAACAAGCTCGTCCGGGCAGGTGCGTGA
- a CDS encoding Gfo/Idh/MocA family protein has product MANLRVGLIGLGMMGRHHARVVRELDGVDLVAVADSFGDPHGVAGQLGVLSSVEELIAAGIDMAVVAVPTGLHEEVGLALADAGVHTLVEKPIASSAEAGQRLVDAFDAKGLVGAVGHIERFNPALQSLRKRIEAGELGDVYQIATRRQGPFPARIADVGVVKDLGTHDIDLTAWLAQSRFESIFARTTTRSGRPHEDMVAATGQLGNGVITNHLVNWLSPMKERLTIVTGEKGAFVADTITADLTFFENGTVATEWESMAAFRGVSEGNVTRLAIAKPEPLRTEHEAFRDAVLGLRNDIVTMREGLDTLRVAEAVLESATNRQIVKIAAS; this is encoded by the coding sequence ATGGCTAACCTGCGCGTCGGCCTCATTGGCCTGGGCATGATGGGCCGCCACCACGCGCGCGTGGTGCGGGAGCTCGACGGCGTCGACCTGGTCGCCGTCGCCGACTCCTTCGGCGACCCGCACGGCGTCGCCGGCCAGCTCGGTGTCCTGTCTTCGGTCGAGGAACTCATCGCCGCCGGTATTGACATGGCTGTGGTGGCCGTGCCCACCGGCCTGCATGAGGAAGTCGGCCTGGCCCTGGCCGACGCCGGGGTCCATACCCTCGTGGAAAAGCCCATAGCTTCCAGCGCGGAGGCCGGTCAGCGGCTCGTTGACGCCTTCGACGCGAAGGGCCTCGTCGGCGCCGTCGGACACATCGAACGGTTCAACCCGGCGCTGCAGTCACTGCGCAAGCGGATCGAAGCCGGTGAACTCGGTGACGTTTACCAGATCGCCACCCGCCGCCAGGGCCCCTTCCCGGCCCGGATCGCCGACGTCGGCGTGGTCAAGGACCTCGGCACCCACGACATCGACCTGACCGCGTGGCTGGCACAGAGCCGCTTCGAGTCGATCTTCGCCCGCACCACCACCCGCAGCGGCCGCCCGCACGAGGACATGGTCGCCGCGACAGGGCAGCTCGGCAACGGCGTGATCACCAACCACCTGGTCAACTGGCTCTCCCCGATGAAGGAACGCCTCACCATCGTCACCGGTGAAAAGGGTGCCTTCGTCGCCGACACCATCACCGCGGACCTGACGTTCTTCGAGAACGGCACGGTCGCCACCGAATGGGAATCCATGGCCGCTTTCCGGGGCGTTTCCGAAGGCAACGTCACCCGGCTCGCCATCGCCAAGCCGGAACCGCTGCGGACCGAGCACGAAGCCTTCCGCGACGCCGTCCTCGGACTGCGCAACGACATCGTCACCATGCGGGAAGGCTTGGACACGCTCCGCGTGGCCGAAGCCGTGCTGGAATCCGCCACCAACCGGCAGATCGTGAAGATTGCCGCTTCGTGA